The following coding sequences lie in one Candidatus Nitrospira allomarina genomic window:
- a CDS encoding mechanosensitive ion channel family protein has product MQEKKLTMAGWVDGLTDAVTASLAQIVAYLPTLILACMLLGLGYVLARLVSVVVTRLLQLMGFDRLLSRTAVQTLLERSGTKQKSSEILGMIGFWIIFLVFLIQASDTLSLTMVSDALTSIAYYIPKVGIAVLVLVLGLIAANFVRELITMTCSSAGITHGTMVAQAVYVAVVLLIVVTAIDALGINTELLNNTIVILLAGLIGGAALSFGLGSRSAVANLIAAHYLGSMVRVGMTVKIGENQGTVVAVTPISVVLETREGRVIVPATQVTETTAVITHPEH; this is encoded by the coding sequence ATGCAAGAGAAAAAGTTGACGATGGCCGGGTGGGTGGATGGCTTAACCGACGCGGTTACCGCGAGCCTGGCTCAAATTGTTGCCTATTTGCCCACCCTGATTTTGGCGTGCATGTTGTTAGGGCTTGGTTATGTGCTAGCCAGGCTGGTTTCTGTCGTGGTGACCCGCCTGTTGCAATTGATGGGGTTTGACCGTTTGCTGAGTCGAACTGCCGTGCAAACCTTATTGGAGCGGTCAGGAACCAAGCAGAAAAGTTCTGAAATTTTGGGGATGATTGGGTTTTGGATTATTTTTCTGGTTTTTCTCATTCAAGCGTCCGACACCCTCAGTTTGACCATGGTCTCGGATGCCTTGACGAGTATTGCCTATTATATTCCCAAAGTCGGGATTGCGGTGTTGGTGCTGGTTCTGGGTTTAATTGCCGCGAATTTTGTTCGTGAGTTGATTACCATGACGTGTAGTTCGGCAGGAATTACTCACGGGACGATGGTGGCCCAGGCGGTCTATGTGGCGGTCGTGTTGTTGATTGTGGTGACGGCGATTGACGCACTTGGAATTAATACGGAATTGCTGAACAATACCATTGTCATCCTCTTAGCAGGATTGATCGGGGGCGCGGCCTTGTCGTTCGGGTTGGGGTCACGATCCGCTGTGGCCAATCTCATTGCCGCCCATTATTTAGGGTCAATGGTTCGAGTGGGCATGACCGTAAAAATTGGGGAAAACCAAGGAACCGTGGTTGCCGTCACCCCAATTTCGGTCGTGTTGGAAACCCGGGAAGGCCGGGTCATCGTTCCTGCGACTCAGGTTACCGAAACAACAGCCGTCATTACCCATCCCGAGCATTAG
- a CDS encoding magnesium transporter MgtE N-terminal domain-containing protein, giving the protein MELEHRLTLGYLQAHPVEAARHLESLDPHEAASLLEALPGEEIAGVLEHCLPVSTAKIIEELSKDLGANVLGAMNATSAIGVLRQFEEPVRQDVLDRLDNPMGATLRRALRYSPNTAGSLADPQVFTLPPDIAVEEAIDRIRTYGQKAMYYIYVIDRDSKLEGVITLRQLLIDRSDHLVGTLMETQITTLSAEANLEEILKHSEWSRFHTLPVVDRWGTFFGALRYRMLRRIEKDVGGKAPLGSVSDSLMQLWEVYSLTGIRLMTDVAETLQERNKIG; this is encoded by the coding sequence ATGGAACTCGAACATCGGCTGACTCTGGGGTATTTGCAGGCGCATCCCGTAGAAGCGGCTCGTCATTTGGAATCGCTGGATCCTCATGAAGCGGCTTCGCTCCTGGAGGCCTTACCCGGGGAAGAAATCGCTGGTGTTTTAGAGCATTGTTTGCCGGTGTCCACGGCCAAAATCATCGAAGAGCTCTCGAAAGATCTTGGAGCAAATGTCTTAGGCGCCATGAATGCCACATCTGCAATCGGGGTTCTTCGACAATTTGAGGAACCTGTTCGTCAGGACGTGTTGGACCGGTTAGATAATCCCATGGGAGCTACCCTTCGCCGTGCTTTGCGGTATTCACCCAACACGGCCGGAAGTTTAGCGGATCCTCAGGTGTTTACCCTCCCACCTGATATTGCCGTCGAAGAGGCCATTGACCGTATTCGTACCTATGGCCAGAAAGCCATGTACTATATCTACGTCATCGATCGCGATAGTAAATTGGAAGGTGTCATCACATTGAGGCAACTGCTGATTGATCGGTCTGATCATTTAGTCGGAACATTGATGGAGACCCAGATCACCACCTTATCAGCCGAAGCCAATCTGGAAGAAATTCTTAAACATTCTGAGTGGAGCCGGTTTCATACCTTGCCGGTGGTGGATCGATGGGGAACATTTTTTGGAGCCCTGCGATATCGGATGTTACGCAGGATTGAAAAAGATGTCGGAGGCAAGGCCCCGTTGGGATCGGTGAGTGATTCGCTCATGCAACTTTGGGAAGTCTATTCGTTAACCGGCATTCGCTTAATGACCGATGTGGCGGAGACGCTACAAGAACGGAACAAAATAGGGTGA
- the mgtE gene encoding magnesium transporter, whose product MKVRGRGHLLNEAFFQNHHEEAARILEGYPVEDILRVLQGTSPKNGANLLACITPPVAADTLAIMPTDLLKQVVPHLSPSLAASLFQRLDDDLQRAILFRVPERYAQEIRSYMTYPEESVGRIMDPKFFVLQEESTVREAMVQVRIRAQKDVHDVYVIDRNQKLVGRISVRDLLLVDPEEKLQSVMVQDLPTIHPLESREEIVELFGERHFFTIPVVDLDERLLGVVRNEAIIKASQEDASADLLTMVGANKDERALSPVWFSVRKRLPWLQLNLLTAFLAAFVVGMFEGTIAKFTALAVLLPIVAGQSGNTGAQSLAVVIRGLALRDIRPSQWLRVSGKEVYVAFLNGLAVSATACLAVGLWSRSLGLVFIIGLSMIISMVIAGLSGAIIPIALKALKQDPAQSSSIVLTTVTDIVGFFSFLGLATLLSSLLET is encoded by the coding sequence ATGAAGGTCCGGGGAAGGGGGCATCTCCTCAACGAGGCGTTTTTTCAGAACCATCATGAGGAAGCCGCACGAATTCTTGAAGGGTACCCGGTGGAGGATATCCTGCGAGTCTTGCAAGGGACCAGTCCGAAAAATGGGGCGAATCTTCTGGCCTGTATTACTCCTCCCGTGGCTGCGGATACGTTGGCGATCATGCCCACCGATTTGCTGAAACAGGTTGTGCCGCATCTCTCGCCCTCATTAGCTGCATCTCTGTTTCAACGGTTGGACGACGATCTGCAACGGGCAATTCTTTTCAGAGTTCCTGAACGGTATGCCCAGGAAATCCGGTCCTATATGACCTACCCGGAGGAATCCGTCGGTCGTATTATGGATCCAAAATTTTTTGTGTTGCAGGAAGAAAGCACGGTTCGAGAAGCCATGGTCCAGGTGCGGATCAGGGCCCAGAAGGATGTCCATGACGTCTATGTCATTGATCGAAACCAAAAGCTCGTGGGCCGGATTTCCGTCCGTGACTTGTTGCTGGTGGATCCGGAGGAAAAATTGCAGTCGGTTATGGTTCAGGATCTTCCTACCATTCATCCTTTGGAGTCGCGTGAAGAGATTGTCGAACTCTTTGGTGAAAGACATTTTTTTACGATTCCGGTTGTGGATCTGGACGAACGGCTCTTAGGCGTTGTCCGGAACGAAGCCATTATCAAGGCCAGTCAGGAAGATGCGAGTGCAGACCTGCTGACGATGGTGGGTGCCAATAAAGATGAGCGTGCGCTTTCCCCCGTGTGGTTTTCCGTCCGAAAACGATTGCCGTGGTTGCAACTGAATCTGTTAACGGCATTCTTGGCTGCATTCGTCGTGGGAATGTTTGAAGGGACGATTGCGAAATTTACCGCTCTGGCTGTTTTACTCCCGATTGTCGCCGGGCAGTCAGGCAATACCGGGGCCCAATCCCTCGCCGTGGTCATTCGCGGGTTGGCTCTGCGGGATATTCGACCATCCCAATGGCTCAGGGTCAGCGGGAAGGAAGTCTATGTCGCATTTTTAAATGGCCTGGCTGTTTCTGCGACAGCCTGTCTTGCAGTGGGATTGTGGAGCCGGTCGTTGGGATTGGTTTTCATCATCGGCTTGTCCATGATTATTTCGATGGTCATTGCAGGGTTATCCGGTGCGATCATTCCCATCGCCTTGAAGGCACTCAAACAGGATCCGGCTCAATCCTCCTCCATTGTATTAACCACGGTGACCGATATAGTCGGGTTTTTCAGTTTCCTGGGGCTTGCCACCCTGCTTTCAAGTTTATTGGAAACCTGA
- a CDS encoding CBS domain-containing protein, with product MGSQKMSKTDRVGTLDQDISRIRQQLESLKKFLIDEPSTVALNEFDSATEDILADALGSSSPLLDTYDYAQLGEAAGLMNLSEEAPEGTTHHSQRETIRQRQRVLESAIADLEARRASLSQESKKRKASGPTVSDYMAKTVRSVSLDATLQEVGQCLQKWKIGSVLIQSGDEYLGYITETELTREVVASGTDPITTTVKTCMREPLVTVETSDPIVEAVRLMKEKGTRHLAVTESSRIVGVVSVSDIIRYYSGVV from the coding sequence ATGGGATCACAGAAGATGTCTAAAACGGATCGAGTGGGGACATTGGATCAGGATATTTCCCGGATACGTCAACAATTGGAGAGCCTGAAAAAATTCCTGATAGATGAGCCTTCCACGGTCGCATTAAACGAATTTGATTCCGCTACTGAAGACATTCTCGCCGATGCGTTAGGCAGTTCCTCTCCGCTCTTAGATACCTATGACTATGCCCAACTAGGAGAGGCAGCGGGGCTGATGAATCTTTCTGAAGAGGCACCGGAAGGCACCACCCACCACTCACAGCGGGAAACGATCCGGCAACGGCAGCGAGTGCTGGAAAGCGCTATTGCGGATCTTGAGGCCAGGCGAGCCTCCCTCTCGCAGGAATCCAAGAAACGGAAAGCGTCCGGGCCGACCGTCTCCGATTATATGGCAAAAACTGTGCGATCCGTGTCGCTCGATGCCACCTTGCAGGAAGTCGGACAGTGCCTTCAAAAATGGAAAATTGGGTCGGTGTTAATTCAAAGTGGAGATGAGTACTTGGGGTATATTACCGAAACCGAATTGACTCGAGAGGTCGTCGCGTCCGGAACAGATCCCATTACCACCACGGTGAAGACCTGCATGCGCGAACCGTTAGTCACGGTTGAAACCAGTGATCCAATTGTCGAAGCCGTGCGCCTGATGAAAGAAAAAGGTACCAGACACCTTGCGGTCACAGAAAGTAGCAGGATCGTTGGTGTGGTTTCGGTTTCAGATATAATCCGGTATTATTCCGGGGTTGTATAA
- a CDS encoding Do family serine endopeptidase — MTRHFPRRMAILSSVLALWIGCGSVVALSIGIDRGAGWAAESSESPLERMEEKTFKEAGFADVAQAVTPAVVNITATVDIVESRIGGVPLPFKGFGESQPPPGIPKRQKGSGSGVILSPDGFIMTNNHVIAQSRDLLVTLPDSREFPAKVVGADPETDLAVIKIQADKLPVIPWGNSASLAVGQYVLAVGNPFGLNSTVTLGIVSALDRGGMGLARFEDFIQTDAAINPGNSGGALVNTRGELVGINTAIASQSGGYQGVGFAVPSSLARPVLEELIKHGKIVRGYLGLGVQEMTTELAPWFGLKSGEGALVTDVVPGGPADKAGIHRGEVIFEYQGKNMKDGQMLLEQVTRATIGEQIELGMVENGKERKVRVVIREQPPTPQARRTRTPRAEHPLSGVEVADVDEAAIQEYGLNPATKGAVVSFLEEGCAAELAGIIEGDVIIELNKHPVESVREYSSWFKRLKKEHAVLVVLVRSSRHLYVVVKSS, encoded by the coding sequence GTGACGCGTCACTTTCCCAGGCGTATGGCGATCCTGAGTTCCGTCCTGGCCTTGTGGATCGGTTGTGGCAGTGTGGTTGCGCTGAGTATTGGAATAGACAGAGGTGCCGGATGGGCAGCTGAGTCCTCAGAGTCCCCCCTGGAACGAATGGAGGAAAAAACATTCAAGGAAGCAGGATTTGCGGACGTGGCTCAGGCCGTGACCCCGGCAGTTGTGAATATCACGGCAACTGTTGATATTGTCGAATCCCGTATAGGAGGCGTTCCACTTCCGTTTAAAGGTTTTGGTGAAAGCCAACCCCCACCGGGTATTCCCAAACGCCAAAAGGGTTCAGGATCAGGTGTCATCCTGTCTCCCGACGGATTCATTATGACCAACAATCATGTGATTGCCCAAAGCCGTGATCTCCTTGTCACTCTTCCCGATTCACGTGAATTTCCAGCCAAGGTTGTTGGGGCGGATCCCGAGACGGATTTGGCGGTTATCAAAATTCAGGCAGACAAACTTCCTGTGATTCCCTGGGGAAATTCCGCCTCATTAGCCGTTGGTCAATATGTATTGGCCGTTGGCAATCCGTTTGGTCTGAATTCAACGGTGACGCTAGGTATCGTCAGCGCTCTTGATCGAGGAGGGATGGGGTTAGCCCGCTTTGAAGATTTCATTCAGACCGATGCGGCAATAAATCCGGGAAATTCAGGTGGGGCGTTGGTGAACACCCGAGGAGAATTAGTTGGCATTAATACAGCAATAGCCTCTCAAAGTGGAGGGTATCAAGGAGTGGGGTTTGCTGTGCCTTCTTCATTGGCAAGACCTGTGTTAGAGGAACTGATCAAACATGGCAAGATTGTTAGGGGATATTTAGGACTGGGGGTACAGGAAATGACGACGGAACTGGCTCCGTGGTTTGGCCTAAAAAGCGGGGAAGGGGCCCTGGTGACGGATGTGGTTCCTGGTGGGCCGGCCGACAAGGCCGGGATACACCGGGGAGAGGTAATTTTTGAGTACCAAGGAAAAAATATGAAAGATGGACAAATGTTGCTGGAACAAGTGACACGTGCCACTATTGGAGAACAGATTGAACTGGGTATGGTCGAAAATGGAAAAGAACGTAAGGTAAGAGTGGTTATCCGTGAGCAACCACCGACCCCTCAGGCCCGGCGTACTCGTACGCCTCGCGCGGAACATCCTCTTTCCGGTGTGGAAGTGGCCGATGTCGATGAGGCGGCCATTCAGGAATATGGGTTGAATCCTGCCACCAAGGGAGCGGTGGTCTCATTCCTTGAGGAAGGATGTGCCGCTGAATTGGCGGGGATCATAGAAGGAGATGTCATTATTGAATTAAATAAGCATCCCGTGGAATCCGTCAGGGAGTATTCCTCCTGGTTTAAACGGCTTAAGAAGGAACACGCGGTACTGGTCGTGCTTGTCCGTTCCTCACGTCATTTGTATGTGGTGGTGAAATCTTCCTGA
- a CDS encoding DegQ family serine endoprotease produces the protein MGTNNRGSRGWRFQWPLSFTRMNAGKAGLAGIGFLAGILLLGSWNMPFHSQAAVSHPADPASVGSLPNMEKGGFADIAQAVTPAVVNITVRKEAPVPMSGMPSDPMREFFGLPGMPEMPGMPNRPNGPPAPEGQGAGSGVIISSDGFVLTNDHVVDGAKEIMVTLPDNREFTGKVIGLDPQTDLAVIKIDGKDLPYVPWGNSGELRVGEYVLAVGNPFGLNSTVTLGIVSALGRGGMGITQYEDFIQTDAAINPGNSGGALVNTRGQLVGINTAIFSQSGGYQGVGFAVPTNLAKPVYDSLVSTGKVVRGFLGVGIQAVTTDLAGSFKLDQSKGALVTNVVPGSPADKAGLKRGDVIVEYQGKPVLDPRSLQHHVIRTTIGTEVKMVVIRDGQKHTLNAEIREQDKPVQVAQAGQMGTTEGPLAGVAVQNLNPGMAEQLGVEENVNGVVVMDVAPGSYAARAGLAQGDVISEINRNPVRSEEDFRKVTSSLTDKSSALIFIHRGQGALYLTVKV, from the coding sequence ATGGGTACAAACAATCGTGGTTCTCGTGGTTGGCGGTTTCAATGGCCGTTGTCCTTTACCAGAATGAATGCCGGGAAGGCGGGACTGGCCGGCATCGGCTTCCTGGCTGGAATCCTACTGCTCGGGTCATGGAATATGCCTTTTCATTCGCAAGCAGCAGTTTCTCATCCGGCAGATCCTGCATCCGTTGGATCCCTTCCCAATATGGAAAAAGGAGGATTTGCTGACATTGCCCAGGCGGTGACCCCCGCAGTGGTTAATATTACGGTTCGAAAAGAAGCGCCGGTTCCCATGTCGGGGATGCCGTCTGATCCGATGAGAGAGTTTTTCGGTCTGCCAGGAATGCCGGAGATGCCAGGAATGCCGAACAGGCCCAACGGGCCTCCTGCTCCGGAAGGGCAGGGAGCCGGTTCCGGGGTCATTATCTCTAGTGATGGATTTGTGTTGACCAATGATCATGTGGTCGATGGGGCCAAGGAAATCATGGTCACCCTTCCGGATAATCGGGAATTCACGGGAAAAGTGATCGGCCTTGATCCTCAGACTGATTTAGCCGTCATTAAAATTGATGGGAAGGATTTACCGTATGTTCCATGGGGAAATTCCGGCGAGCTTCGAGTCGGAGAATATGTCCTGGCGGTCGGCAATCCTTTTGGGTTGAATTCCACCGTCACGCTGGGGATTGTCAGCGCATTAGGTCGAGGAGGCATGGGCATTACTCAGTATGAAGATTTCATTCAGACCGATGCCGCGATCAATCCGGGGAATTCCGGTGGCGCGTTGGTGAATACGCGAGGCCAACTGGTCGGAATTAACACCGCAATCTTTTCCCAATCCGGCGGGTACCAAGGTGTGGGATTTGCCGTTCCCACCAATCTTGCCAAACCGGTGTATGACAGTTTGGTCAGTACCGGAAAAGTTGTGCGAGGATTCTTGGGCGTCGGTATACAAGCCGTCACGACGGATCTCGCAGGCTCCTTTAAATTGGATCAATCCAAAGGTGCGCTGGTTACTAATGTTGTTCCCGGAAGTCCTGCCGACAAGGCGGGCCTCAAACGGGGTGATGTGATTGTCGAATATCAGGGCAAACCCGTATTGGATCCGCGTAGTCTTCAGCATCATGTTATCAGGACTACTATTGGAACGGAGGTGAAGATGGTGGTGATCCGGGATGGGCAGAAGCATACTCTGAATGCGGAAATTCGTGAACAAGATAAGCCTGTCCAAGTGGCACAAGCAGGCCAGATGGGCACGACGGAAGGACCCCTTGCCGGGGTGGCTGTTCAGAATCTCAACCCTGGTATGGCCGAGCAATTAGGGGTGGAAGAAAATGTGAACGGGGTGGTGGTTATGGATGTCGCACCGGGAAGCTATGCCGCACGGGCAGGACTGGCTCAGGGCGATGTGATCAGCGAAATCAATCGTAATCCGGTTCGCTCGGAGGAGGATTTCAGAAAAGTGACCTCCAGCTTGACGGACAAGTCCTCCGCCTTGATCTTTATTCATAGGGGTCAAGGAGCTTTGTATCTGACTGTAAAAGTCTAA
- a CDS encoding acetolactate synthase large subunit — MKAATLIVQCLENEGVKYIFGVPGEENMDLLDAMIGSSICFVMTRHEQGAAFMADVYGRLTGKAGVCLSTLGPGATNLISGVADATMDRAPLVALTGQADQDRLHKESHQHLDIVSLFRPVTKWNATLPIPDIIPEVFRKAFKLAQSEKPGATHIEIPEDIASMETEGQPLLVQSVHPGGAAPEQLDKARRIIGEARAPIVLAGNGVIRGHASEALVRFAEKLNIPVATTFMAKGTIPDTHPLSLGAIGLETMDYVNCEFLDADVVIAIGYDIVEYAPHAWNPNRDKKIVHLDMSPAEVDASYIIEVGVVGTITSSLEALTDQGHAPATTRASRFRQMRHEELAQGGQDTSFPLKPQRILADLRAALAHDDIVISDVGAHKVWLGRLFPCFLPNTCIISNGFAAMGIALPGAVAAKLAHPDRRVVAVTGDGGFLMNSQELETAVRMATPFVVLIFNDGGLGLIRWKQMQQFGRSTYVEFHNMDIVKYAESFGAKGYRIASAKELAHVLQKALNSNTLSIIDCPVDASENLLLTQRLGTLPSTPEGQR, encoded by the coding sequence ATGAAAGCCGCCACACTCATCGTACAATGTCTGGAGAACGAAGGCGTGAAATATATCTTCGGTGTGCCGGGCGAGGAGAATATGGATCTTCTCGATGCGATGATCGGTTCTTCTATCTGCTTTGTCATGACCCGCCATGAGCAGGGCGCGGCCTTCATGGCCGACGTGTACGGCCGGTTGACCGGCAAAGCCGGCGTGTGTCTCTCCACGCTGGGGCCAGGCGCAACGAATCTCATCAGTGGCGTGGCCGATGCCACCATGGATCGTGCGCCACTCGTCGCCCTGACGGGCCAAGCCGATCAGGACCGGCTGCATAAGGAATCCCATCAGCACCTTGACATTGTTTCCCTGTTTCGTCCTGTGACAAAGTGGAATGCCACCTTGCCCATTCCCGACATCATTCCTGAAGTCTTTCGGAAAGCCTTTAAGCTGGCTCAGTCCGAAAAACCCGGCGCCACACACATCGAAATTCCCGAAGACATTGCCTCTATGGAAACCGAGGGTCAACCTTTGCTCGTGCAATCGGTTCACCCCGGCGGGGCCGCACCCGAACAACTCGACAAGGCCCGACGTATCATTGGGGAGGCCAGGGCTCCGATCGTGCTCGCGGGCAATGGCGTCATTCGCGGACATGCCTCCGAAGCGCTGGTGCGCTTTGCTGAAAAGCTGAACATTCCAGTCGCCACAACCTTTATGGCCAAAGGCACCATTCCCGATACCCACCCGCTCTCGCTCGGTGCCATTGGACTGGAGACCATGGACTATGTGAACTGCGAATTCCTGGATGCGGACGTCGTGATCGCAATTGGATATGACATCGTGGAATATGCGCCCCATGCCTGGAACCCCAACCGCGATAAGAAAATTGTGCACCTGGACATGTCGCCCGCCGAGGTTGACGCGTCGTACATCATCGAGGTCGGGGTCGTGGGTACGATCACTTCGTCACTTGAAGCGCTGACAGATCAGGGCCACGCGCCCGCTACGACGCGTGCCTCACGTTTTCGCCAAATGCGTCACGAGGAATTGGCACAAGGCGGTCAGGACACGTCATTTCCTCTTAAGCCGCAAAGAATCCTCGCGGATCTGCGTGCGGCGCTGGCCCACGATGATATCGTGATCTCGGATGTCGGCGCGCACAAAGTCTGGCTTGGGCGCCTCTTCCCATGCTTTCTTCCCAACACCTGCATCATTTCGAACGGGTTCGCGGCCATGGGCATTGCCCTGCCCGGCGCAGTGGCGGCCAAATTGGCACACCCGGACCGCCGTGTCGTGGCGGTCACCGGGGACGGAGGGTTTCTGATGAATTCGCAGGAATTGGAGACCGCCGTACGCATGGCTACCCCCTTTGTGGTGCTTATTTTCAATGATGGCGGTCTCGGCCTGATTCGCTGGAAACAAATGCAGCAATTCGGCAGATCGACATACGTGGAATTTCACAATATGGATATCGTGAAATACGCGGAAAGCTTTGGTGCGAAAGGGTATCGCATCGCATCAGCAAAGGAACTGGCACACGTGCTGCAAAAGGCGTTGAACTCCAATACCCTTTCAATCATCGACTGCCCGGTCGATGCTTCTGAGAATTTACTCCTTACCCAAAGACTTGGCACTCTTCCCTCAACGCCTGAGGGTCAACGATAA
- the pgi gene encoding glucose-6-phosphate isomerase codes for MSRVKPTTRRARRVLTKRPAWKALAAHYKTIHSLHLRQLFADDPDRGERLTAEAAGIYLDYSKNRITDETLGLLLQLAEDCGLHERIAAMFCGEEINVTERRAVLHTALRVPETKRILVNDVNIVPEVHGVLNRMAEFSHQVRNGLWRGHTGKRIRHVVNIGIGGSDLGPVMAYEALRHYSQRDMTFHFISNVDGTDFAETTRNLNPEETLFIICSKTFTTLETLTNAHTARAWSVRQIGHEQAVRKHFVAVSTNAEEVSKFGVDTANMFEFWDWVGGRYSMDSAIGLSTMLAVGPDHFRAMLAGFHAMDEHFRTAPFDRNLPVLMGLLTIWYNNFFKTETVAVLPYDHYLKRFPAYLQQLTMESNGKHVTLGGASVGYQTAPIYWGEPGTNGQHSFYQLIHQGTKLIPCDCIGFSQTLNPIGHQHDMLMANLFAQTEALAFGKTAEEVNADGIPNWLVPHRVFDGNRPTNTILAERLTPETLGALVALYEHSVFTQGTIWDIDSFDQWGVELGKVLAKRTLAELESPEEPQLKHDSSTNALIRRYRRFQKSPP; via the coding sequence ATGAGCCGCGTGAAACCGACCACTCGCAGGGCTCGCCGGGTGTTAACCAAGCGGCCCGCGTGGAAAGCGTTGGCCGCGCATTATAAGACGATCCACAGTCTGCATCTGCGCCAGCTCTTTGCCGACGATCCCGACCGGGGCGAGCGCCTGACCGCCGAAGCCGCCGGCATTTACCTTGATTATTCGAAAAATCGCATCACCGACGAAACATTAGGCCTCCTCCTTCAGCTTGCCGAAGACTGCGGTCTGCATGAGCGCATCGCTGCCATGTTCTGTGGGGAAGAAATCAACGTGACAGAAAGACGCGCTGTTCTGCACACGGCTCTGCGCGTGCCCGAGACCAAACGAATTCTCGTTAATGATGTCAATATCGTCCCTGAGGTACATGGGGTTCTCAACCGCATGGCGGAATTTTCACATCAGGTCCGCAACGGCCTTTGGCGGGGACACACCGGCAAGCGGATACGCCACGTGGTCAATATCGGCATCGGCGGCTCTGACCTCGGTCCGGTGATGGCCTATGAAGCGCTGCGTCATTATAGCCAGCGCGACATGACATTCCACTTCATCTCGAATGTAGACGGCACCGACTTTGCCGAAACCACGCGCAACCTCAACCCGGAAGAGACGCTCTTCATCATCTGTTCGAAGACGTTTACGACCCTGGAAACCTTGACGAACGCCCATACCGCGCGCGCGTGGAGTGTGCGCCAGATCGGACACGAGCAAGCCGTGCGCAAGCACTTTGTAGCCGTATCGACCAATGCCGAAGAGGTGTCAAAGTTTGGGGTCGACACGGCAAACATGTTCGAGTTCTGGGACTGGGTCGGCGGGAGATATTCGATGGATTCCGCCATCGGCCTCTCGACCATGCTCGCCGTCGGCCCCGATCACTTTCGTGCGATGCTCGCTGGCTTTCACGCGATGGATGAACATTTCCGCACGGCTCCATTCGACCGCAATCTGCCCGTGCTCATGGGGCTCCTCACCATCTGGTATAACAATTTCTTTAAGACAGAGACGGTCGCTGTCTTACCCTATGACCACTACCTCAAACGCTTCCCGGCCTATCTCCAGCAGTTGACGATGGAGAGCAATGGCAAGCATGTCACGCTCGGAGGCGCAAGCGTCGGGTATCAGACAGCTCCGATTTATTGGGGCGAACCCGGCACCAACGGCCAACACTCTTTCTACCAGCTGATCCACCAGGGAACAAAGTTAATCCCCTGCGATTGTATCGGTTTTTCCCAAACCTTGAATCCGATCGGCCATCAGCATGACATGCTGATGGCAAATCTATTTGCACAGACCGAGGCGTTGGCCTTCGGGAAGACCGCCGAGGAAGTCAATGCCGACGGCATACCAAACTGGCTGGTGCCGCACCGCGTGTTTGATGGCAATCGCCCGACCAACACCATTCTTGCCGAGCGTCTGACGCCGGAAACGCTCGGGGCGTTGGTCGCGCTCTACGAACACAGCGTCTTCACACAAGGGACGATCTGGGATATCGATTCATTCGACCAATGGGGCGTTGAACTGGGCAAGGTGCTGGCAAAACGGACGCTTGCAGAACTGGAAAGCCCTGAAGAACCGCAGCTCAAGCATGACAGTTCGACCAACGCGCTCATCCGTCGCTACCGCCGCTTCCAGAAAAGTCCTCCCTGA
- a CDS encoding HAD family hydrolase codes for MTVPKEVVFLLDVDNTLLDNDHIGTDLSHHLAQEFGEKNRDRYWDIFETLRKDLGYADYLGALQRYRVQTMNDPRLLLMSSFLVDYPFAERLYPGVLDLLAHLDHLGRTVILSDGDVVFQPRKIQRSGLWDAVEGRVLIYVHKEHMLGDVERRFPARHYIMIDDKLRILGAMKHVWGDRLTTIFPRQGHYALDQNNLKAYPPADLTVERIGDLIKYDLPALMGRIDTGHTD; via the coding sequence ATGACGGTCCCGAAAGAAGTGGTCTTCCTATTGGATGTAGATAATACCCTATTGGATAACGACCACATCGGCACCGACCTCAGCCATCATCTTGCGCAAGAGTTTGGCGAGAAAAACCGGGATCGATACTGGGACATTTTTGAGACGTTGAGAAAGGATCTCGGTTATGCGGACTATCTGGGAGCTTTGCAACGCTACCGTGTCCAAACCATGAATGACCCGCGGTTGTTGTTGATGTCTTCATTTCTGGTTGACTATCCGTTTGCAGAACGCCTCTATCCTGGCGTGCTCGACCTTCTGGCTCATCTTGATCATTTGGGCCGAACGGTTATCCTCTCGGATGGTGATGTGGTCTTTCAGCCCCGCAAGATCCAACGCTCGGGATTGTGGGACGCAGTCGAGGGTCGGGTGCTAATTTACGTGCACAAGGAACACATGCTCGGCGATGTTGAGCGACGTTTTCCAGCTCGACATTACATCATGATAGACGACAAGCTTCGTATTCTTGGAGCCATGAAACACGTCTGGGGCGATCGTCTGACAACGATCTTTCCCCGCCAGGGCCATTACGCGTTGGATCAAAATAACCTCAAGGCCTACCCCCCGGCTGACCTTACGGTTGAGCGCATCGGCGACCTGATCAAATATGATCTACCTGCCTTGATGGGCAGGATCGATACCGGCCATACGGACTAG